Proteins from a single region of Neodiprion virginianus isolate iyNeoVirg1 chromosome 4, iyNeoVirg1.1, whole genome shotgun sequence:
- the LOC124303779 gene encoding uncharacterized protein LOC124303779 isoform X1, whose translation MTTGRMKQRVAVALAAVWLASIVGASVPSGETTTFSNPRSSGPSPDQYTPSHRNPRSYQQDEEYRQDWMNDEPPRIRVPDRGEKFTPVKDLRRPGGSSPESDGRYGIMERRLFEIFGNSEERNPSKLEDIEKDDELDNAEAMRLSSIKVAFDEPIVSDESEEDWEGEELEDETMHQDDFLADDPFEDEGPGSVEVYKLDLSRERPSLGVQTQPRKTNVRYKSKVPKKVGAYDQMIFKTKSSEASESKSTNHVSKSAKLDEFSASSRSLKDRIFGVGGVPELQVGCEGTEVSQRQKRSDFEDTNKPVMPTVPLLIEPDYDSDEYLDLTNDAGKVAYLQKIATSGYSGRGDMDPRIKSPGELEAKRLLRKDNFPTRGDLGTSANPNVTEMLGSRTYPHRRQVSFVEEEKFETKTRSKRSEPWGYSEEEKPLGYKKKHRHNKQWCKRNKNDPRCKWGRNKGKIVGRIIRKNGKPNDKIPRKFRGKNGNLLRKLDMKGRRRTFENITDRRRQHSLQLQHDQPDESPKDDVNQKYLDKFLKQMTPKVRPDINELSNGEGKDNNPREIRLPNKTIGKLEPGKGKPVPVETDLVRLSYWKTLPTKAVIKIFDEKRNVIRTETPPVIANRYNPKDFRGLEPAESGPSVPGFPVPNQSSDLIPGPPGCALAITNCCGKKRLTNCLEGYDCIGAHWDYELCSAERKSAALAEINTYYQNLKS comes from the exons AAGAATGAAGCAACGGGTGGCCGTGGCTCTGGCCGCTGTTTGGTTAGCTTCGATTGTCGGGGCGTCGGTTCCTTCGGGAGAAACAACCACCTTTTCCAACCCCCGCTCTTCTGGCCCCTCGCCCGATCAATACACCCCGTCACACCGTAACCCCCGCAGCTACCAACAGGACGAGGAATACCGCCAGGACTGGATGAACGATGAACCACCAAGGATAAGAGTCCCGGATCGCGGGGAGAAATTTACCCCCGTCAAAGATTTACGGAGGCCAGGAGGATCGTCGCCCGAATCGGACGGCAGATACG GAATCATGGAGCGAAGATTATTCGAAATCTTTGGAAACTCCGAGGAACGGAATCCATCCAAATTGGAAGACATCGAAAAAGACGATGAATTGGACAACGCGGAAGCGATGCGACTGTCGAGTATCAAGGTGGCGTTTGACGAGCCGATAGTTTCGGACGAATCGGAGGAAGATTGGGAAGGCGAAGAGCTGGAAGACGAGACCATGCATCAGGATGATTTCCTGGCCGACGATCCGTTCGAGGATGAGGGTCCAGGTTCGGTTGAGGTGTACAAGCTGGACTTGTCCAGAGAGAGGCCATCGCTTGGCGTTCAGACACAACCGCGAAAGACGAACGTGAGGTACAAGAGTAAAGTGCCAAAAAAGGTTGGAGCTTACGACCAgatgatttttaaaacgaaaTCCAGCGAAGCGTCGGAGTCGAAGAGCACAAACCACGTTTCAAAATCGGCAAAACTTGACGAGTTTTCAGCATCGTCGAGGTCATTGAAGGACAGAATCTTCGGGGTTGGAGGCGTTCCGGAGCTCCAAGTTGGCTGCGAGGGTACCGAAGTATCTCAACGACAGAAGAGGTCGGATTTCGAGGATACGAATAAGCCGGTAATGCCCACTGTTCCGCTGTTAATCGAACCGGACTATGACTCCGACGAGTACCTGGACCTGACAAACGACGCCGGAAAAGTTGCGTATCTTCAAAAAATAGCCACGAGCGGATATTCGGGACGAGGTGACATGGACCCAAGGATTAAATCTCCGGGAGAATTGGAGGCTAAGAGATTACTGAGAAAAGACAATTTTCCAACGCGCGGTGACTTGGGAACATCGGCGAATCCGAACGTTACGGAGATGCTGGGATCGAGGACGTATCCACACCGGCGTCAGGTGTCATTTGTGGAGGAAGAAAAGTTTGAAACGAAGACGAGAAGCAAGCGAAGTGAGCCCTGGGGTTACAGTGAGGAGGAAAAACCTTTAGGGTATAAGAAAAAACACCGTCATAACAAGCAGTGGTGCAAACGTAACAAAAACGATCCAAGATGCAAATGGGGAAGGAATAAGGGAAAAATAGTAGGCAGGATCATCCGCAAAAACGGCAAGCCCAACGATAAGATACCAAGAAAATTTCGAGGGAAAAATGGCAATTTATTGCGGAAACTGGATATGAAAGGACGGCGAAGAACGTTCGAAAAC ATCACGGATCGCAGGAGGCAACATTCGTTGCAGCTACAACATGATCAACCCGATGAGTCGCCAAAGGATGACGTGAATCAAAAATATCTGGACAAGTTCCTAAAACAAATGACTCCCAAAGTACGGCCCGATATCAACGAACTGTCGAATGGAGAAGGCAAGGATAACAATCCGCGTGAGATACGCTTGCCTAACAAGACCATCGG gAAGTTAGAACCAGGCAAAGGCAAACCAGTTCCCGTGGAAACAGATCTGGTGAGACTATCATACTGGAAGACACTGCCAACGAAAGCCGTTATCAAGATTTTCGATGAAAAGAGAAATGTAATTCGAACGGAAACTCCACCAGTTATAGCCAACCGGTACAATCCAAAGGACTTCAGG GGTTTAGAGCCGGCAGAGAGTGGCCCATCAGTTCCAGGCTTTCCGGTACCAAATCAAAGTTCTGACCTAATACCAGGGCCACCCGGTTGCGCACTGGCGATAACAAATTGCTGCGGCAAGAAACGATTGACTAATTGTTTAGAGGGCTACGACTGTATCGGCGCTCATTGGGACTATGAATTATGTAGCGCCGAAAGAAAATCGGCTGCATTGGCCGAGATTAACACTTACTACCAGAATCTGAAGTCTTAG
- the LOC124303779 gene encoding uncharacterized protein LOC124303779 isoform X2 has protein sequence MTTGRMKQRVAVALAAVWLASIVGASVPSGETTTFSNPRSSGPSPDQYTPSHRNPRSYQQDEEYRQDWMNDEPPRIRVPDRGEKFTPVKDLRRPGGSSPESDGRYGIMERRLFEIFGNSEERNPSKLEDIEKDDELDNAEAMRLSSIKVAFDEPIVSDESEEDWEGEELEDETMHQDDFLADDPFEDEGPGSVEVYKLDLSRERPSLGVQTQPRKTNVRYKSKVPKKVGAYDQMIFKTKSSEASESKSTNHVSKSAKLDEFSASSRSLKDRIFGVGGVPELQVGCEGTEVSQRQKRSDFEDTNKPVMPTVPLLIEPDYDSDEYLDLTNDAGKVAYLQKIATSGYSGRGDMDPRIKSPGELEAKRLLRKDNFPTRGDLGTSANPNVTEMLGSRTYPHRRQVSFVEEEKFETKTRSKRSEPWGYSEEEKPLGYKKKHRHNKQWCKRNKNDPRCKWGRNKGKIVGRIIRKNGKPNDKIPRKFRGKNGNLLRKLDMKGRRRTFENITDRRRQHSLQLQHDRPDGSPRDDVNQKYLDKFLKQMTPKVRPDINELSNGEGKDNSPREIRLPNKTIGKLEPGKGKPVPVETDLVRLSYWKTLPTKAVIKIFDEKRNVIRTETPPVIANRYNPKDFRGLEPAESGPSVPGFPVPNQSSDLIPGPPGCALAITNCCGKKRLTNCLEGYDCIGAHWDYELCSAERKSAALAEINTYYQNLKS, from the exons AAGAATGAAGCAACGGGTGGCCGTGGCTCTGGCCGCTGTTTGGTTAGCTTCGATTGTCGGGGCGTCGGTTCCTTCGGGAGAAACAACCACCTTTTCCAACCCCCGCTCTTCTGGCCCCTCGCCCGATCAATACACCCCGTCACACCGTAACCCCCGCAGCTACCAACAGGACGAGGAATACCGCCAGGACTGGATGAACGATGAACCACCAAGGATAAGAGTCCCGGATCGCGGGGAGAAATTTACCCCCGTCAAAGATTTACGGAGGCCAGGAGGATCGTCGCCCGAATCGGACGGCAGATACG GAATCATGGAGCGAAGATTATTCGAAATCTTTGGAAACTCCGAGGAACGGAATCCATCCAAATTGGAAGACATCGAAAAAGACGATGAATTGGACAACGCGGAAGCGATGCGACTGTCGAGTATCAAGGTGGCGTTTGACGAGCCGATAGTTTCGGACGAATCGGAGGAAGATTGGGAAGGCGAAGAGCTGGAAGACGAGACCATGCATCAGGATGATTTCCTGGCCGACGATCCGTTCGAGGATGAGGGTCCAGGTTCGGTTGAGGTGTACAAGCTGGACTTGTCCAGAGAGAGGCCATCGCTTGGCGTTCAGACACAACCGCGAAAGACGAACGTGAGGTACAAGAGTAAAGTGCCAAAAAAGGTTGGAGCTTACGACCAgatgatttttaaaacgaaaTCCAGCGAAGCGTCGGAGTCGAAGAGCACAAACCACGTTTCAAAATCGGCAAAACTTGACGAGTTTTCAGCATCGTCGAGGTCATTGAAGGACAGAATCTTCGGGGTTGGAGGCGTTCCGGAGCTCCAAGTTGGCTGCGAGGGTACCGAAGTATCTCAACGACAGAAGAGGTCGGATTTCGAGGATACGAATAAGCCGGTAATGCCCACTGTTCCGCTGTTAATCGAACCGGACTATGACTCCGACGAGTACCTGGACCTGACAAACGACGCCGGAAAAGTTGCGTATCTTCAAAAAATAGCCACGAGCGGATATTCGGGACGAGGTGACATGGACCCAAGGATTAAATCTCCGGGAGAATTGGAGGCTAAGAGATTACTGAGAAAAGACAATTTTCCAACGCGCGGTGACTTGGGAACATCGGCGAATCCGAACGTTACGGAGATGCTGGGATCGAGGACGTATCCACACCGGCGTCAGGTGTCATTTGTGGAGGAAGAAAAGTTTGAAACGAAGACGAGAAGCAAGCGAAGTGAGCCCTGGGGTTACAGTGAGGAGGAAAAACCTTTAGGGTATAAGAAAAAACACCGTCATAACAAGCAGTGGTGCAAACGTAACAAAAACGATCCAAGATGCAAATGGGGAAGGAATAAGGGAAAAATAGTAGGCAGGATCATCCGCAAAAACGGCAAGCCCAACGATAAGATACCAAGAAAATTTCGAGGGAAAAATGGCAATTTATTGCGGAAACTGGATATGAAAGGACGGCGAAGAACGTTCGAAAACATCACGGATCGCAGGAGGCAACATTCGTTGCAGCTACAGCATGATCGACCCGATGGGTCGCCAAGGGATGACGTGAATCAAAAATATCTGGACAAGTTCCTAAAACAAATGACTCCTAAAGTACGGCCCGATATCAACGAACTGTCGAATGGAGAAGGCAAGGATAACAGCCCGCGTGAG ATACGCTTGCCTAACAAGACCATCGG gAAGTTAGAACCAGGCAAAGGCAAACCAGTTCCCGTGGAAACAGATCTGGTGAGACTATCATACTGGAAGACACTGCCAACGAAAGCCGTTATCAAGATTTTCGATGAAAAGAGAAATGTAATTCGAACGGAAACTCCACCAGTTATAGCCAACCGGTACAATCCAAAGGACTTCAGG GGTTTAGAGCCGGCAGAGAGTGGCCCATCAGTTCCAGGCTTTCCGGTACCAAATCAAAGTTCTGACCTAATACCAGGGCCACCCGGTTGCGCACTGGCGATAACAAATTGCTGCGGCAAGAAACGATTGACTAATTGTTTAGAGGGCTACGACTGTATCGGCGCTCATTGGGACTATGAATTATGTAGCGCCGAAAGAAAATCGGCTGCATTGGCCGAGATTAACACTTACTACCAGAATCTGAAGTCTTAG
- the LOC124303779 gene encoding uncharacterized protein LOC124303779 isoform X3 produces the protein MTTGRMKQRVAVALAAVWLASIVGASVPSGETTTFSNPRSSGPSPDQYTPSHRNPRSYQQDEEYRQDWMNDEPPRIRVPDRGEKFTPVKDLRRPGGSSPESDGRYGIMERRLFEIFGNSEERNPSKLEDIEKDDELDNAEAMRLSSIKVAFDEPIVSDESEEDWEGEELEDETMHQDDFLADDPFEDEGPGSVEVYKLDLSRERPSLGVQTQPRKTNVRYKSKVPKKVGAYDQMIFKTKSSEASESKSTNHVSKSAKLDEFSASSRSLKDRIFGVGGVPELQVGCEGTEVSQRQKRSDFEDTNKPVMPTVPLLIEPDYDSDEYLDLTNDAGKVAYLQKIATSGYSGRGDMDPRIKSPGELEAKRLLRKDNFPTRGDLGTSANPNVTEMLGSRTYPHRRQVSFVEEEKFETKTRSKRSEPWGYSEEEKPLGYKKKHRHNKQWCKRNKNDPRCKWGRNKGKIVGRIIRKNGKPNDKIPRKFRGKNGNLLRKLDMKGRRRTFENITDRRRQHSLQLQHDQPDESPKDDVNQKYLDKFLKQMTPKVRPDINELSNGEGKDNNPREIRLPNKTIGKLEPGKGKPVPVETDLVRLSYWKTLPTKAVIKIFDEKRNVIRTETPPVIANRYNPKDFRVSYEPTRV, from the exons AAGAATGAAGCAACGGGTGGCCGTGGCTCTGGCCGCTGTTTGGTTAGCTTCGATTGTCGGGGCGTCGGTTCCTTCGGGAGAAACAACCACCTTTTCCAACCCCCGCTCTTCTGGCCCCTCGCCCGATCAATACACCCCGTCACACCGTAACCCCCGCAGCTACCAACAGGACGAGGAATACCGCCAGGACTGGATGAACGATGAACCACCAAGGATAAGAGTCCCGGATCGCGGGGAGAAATTTACCCCCGTCAAAGATTTACGGAGGCCAGGAGGATCGTCGCCCGAATCGGACGGCAGATACG GAATCATGGAGCGAAGATTATTCGAAATCTTTGGAAACTCCGAGGAACGGAATCCATCCAAATTGGAAGACATCGAAAAAGACGATGAATTGGACAACGCGGAAGCGATGCGACTGTCGAGTATCAAGGTGGCGTTTGACGAGCCGATAGTTTCGGACGAATCGGAGGAAGATTGGGAAGGCGAAGAGCTGGAAGACGAGACCATGCATCAGGATGATTTCCTGGCCGACGATCCGTTCGAGGATGAGGGTCCAGGTTCGGTTGAGGTGTACAAGCTGGACTTGTCCAGAGAGAGGCCATCGCTTGGCGTTCAGACACAACCGCGAAAGACGAACGTGAGGTACAAGAGTAAAGTGCCAAAAAAGGTTGGAGCTTACGACCAgatgatttttaaaacgaaaTCCAGCGAAGCGTCGGAGTCGAAGAGCACAAACCACGTTTCAAAATCGGCAAAACTTGACGAGTTTTCAGCATCGTCGAGGTCATTGAAGGACAGAATCTTCGGGGTTGGAGGCGTTCCGGAGCTCCAAGTTGGCTGCGAGGGTACCGAAGTATCTCAACGACAGAAGAGGTCGGATTTCGAGGATACGAATAAGCCGGTAATGCCCACTGTTCCGCTGTTAATCGAACCGGACTATGACTCCGACGAGTACCTGGACCTGACAAACGACGCCGGAAAAGTTGCGTATCTTCAAAAAATAGCCACGAGCGGATATTCGGGACGAGGTGACATGGACCCAAGGATTAAATCTCCGGGAGAATTGGAGGCTAAGAGATTACTGAGAAAAGACAATTTTCCAACGCGCGGTGACTTGGGAACATCGGCGAATCCGAACGTTACGGAGATGCTGGGATCGAGGACGTATCCACACCGGCGTCAGGTGTCATTTGTGGAGGAAGAAAAGTTTGAAACGAAGACGAGAAGCAAGCGAAGTGAGCCCTGGGGTTACAGTGAGGAGGAAAAACCTTTAGGGTATAAGAAAAAACACCGTCATAACAAGCAGTGGTGCAAACGTAACAAAAACGATCCAAGATGCAAATGGGGAAGGAATAAGGGAAAAATAGTAGGCAGGATCATCCGCAAAAACGGCAAGCCCAACGATAAGATACCAAGAAAATTTCGAGGGAAAAATGGCAATTTATTGCGGAAACTGGATATGAAAGGACGGCGAAGAACGTTCGAAAAC ATCACGGATCGCAGGAGGCAACATTCGTTGCAGCTACAACATGATCAACCCGATGAGTCGCCAAAGGATGACGTGAATCAAAAATATCTGGACAAGTTCCTAAAACAAATGACTCCCAAAGTACGGCCCGATATCAACGAACTGTCGAATGGAGAAGGCAAGGATAACAATCCGCGTGAGATACGCTTGCCTAACAAGACCATCGG gAAGTTAGAACCAGGCAAAGGCAAACCAGTTCCCGTGGAAACAGATCTGGTGAGACTATCATACTGGAAGACACTGCCAACGAAAGCCGTTATCAAGATTTTCGATGAAAAGAGAAATGTAATTCGAACGGAAACTCCACCAGTTATAGCCAACCGGTACAATCCAAAGGACTTCAGGGTTAGTTATGAACCCACAAG GGTTTAG